The following proteins are co-located in the Nerophis ophidion isolate RoL-2023_Sa linkage group LG04, RoL_Noph_v1.0, whole genome shotgun sequence genome:
- the LOC133552009 gene encoding prenylcysteine oxidase-like isoform X3, translated as MGGPPRLLLAGLMALFSAAASAQVDGAPPSKIAVVGAGIGGSASAHFLRQHFGPEVQVDVYEKGEVGGRLATVTVNHNDYESGGSIIHSLNLHMQDFVKQLGLKYRRSVAGKTAVFNSQEVILEETDWYLLDLSRLWWRYGISFIRLQMWVEEIMEKFMRIYKYQAHGYAFSSVEELLDSLGGSGFINMTRRPLSDSLLELGVSQRFIDEVIAPIMRVNYCQNVSIPAFVGAVSLASAQNNLWAVEGGNKLVCSGLLRMANANLLPAHVTSVEPLHSAGDTLQYRLSSTGAGETRSELYDIVVLATPLQDSVGSGISFRGFAQPMERPSGDYHSTVATVVHGYLNTSLFGFPDPRLFPYACVLTTEASGLFFNSVASVCPVNVSLGFRRKQAQEAGVYKVFSLQPLTKAQLKTLFR; from the exons ATGGGCGGTCCTCCCAGGCTGCTGCTGGCCGGCCTCATGGCGCTCTTTTCCGCCGCGGCGTCGGCTCAGGTGGATGGAGCTCCGCCCTCCAAAATAG CGGTGGTGGGGGCCGGCATCGGGGGCAGCGCCAGCGCCCATTTCCTGCGCCAGCACTTTGGCCCCGAGGTGCAAGTGGACGTGTACGAGAAGGGCGAGGTCGGAGGTCGCCTGGCCACGGTCACCGTCAACCACAACGACTACGAGTCGGGAGGTTCCATCATTCACTCGCTCAACCTCCACATGCAGGACTTCGTCAAGCAGCTGG GCCTGAAGTACCGCCGCAGCGTGGCGGGGAAGACGGCGGTGTTCAACAGCCAGGAGGTGATCCTGGAGGAGACCGACTGGTACCTGCTGGACCTCTCCCGCTTGTGGTGGCGCTACGGCATCAGCTTCATCCGCCTGCAGATGTGGGTGGAGGAGATCATGGAGAAGTTCATGAG GATCTACAAGTACCAGGCCCACGGCTACGCCTTCAGCTCCGTGGAGGAGCTCCTGGACTCCCTGGGGGGGAGTGGCTTCATCAACATGACGCGCAGGCCGCTCTCCGATTCGCTGCTGGAGCTGGGGGTGTCGCAGCGCTTCATCGACGAGGTCATCGCGCCCATCATGAGGGTCAACTATTGCCAGAACGTCAGCATTCCCGCCTTCGTAG GCGCCGTGTCCTTGGCGAGCGCTCAGAACAACCTGTGGGCGGTGGAGGGCGGGAACAAGCTGGTGTGTTCGGGCCTTCTGAGGATGGCCAACGCCAACCTGCTGCCAGCGCATGTCACGTCCGTGGAGCCGCTGCACTCTG CAGGGGACACCCTTCAGTACCGACTGAGCTCCACAGGGGCGGGGGAGACCAGGTCGGAGTTGTACGACATCGTTGTCCTGGCGACGCCGCTCCAGGACAGCGTGGGCTCGGGGATTTCTTTCCGAGGCTTCGCCCAACCGATGGAGCGGCCGTCGGGCGACTATCACAGCACGGTGGCCACCGTCGTCCACGGTTACCTCAACACTTCGCTCTTTGGCTTCCCGGACCCCCGCCTCTTCCCCTACGCCTGCGTCCTGACCACGGAGGCGTCCGGCCTGTTCTTCAACAGCGTGGCCAGCGTTTGTCCCGTCAACGTCTCGCTGGGCTTCCGGCGGAAACAAGCGCAAGAGGCCGGCGTCTACAAAGTCTTCTCCCTGCAGCCGCTGACCAAAGCTCAGCTGAAGACGCTCTTCAG GTGA
- the LOC133552009 gene encoding prenylcysteine oxidase-like isoform X2, whose amino-acid sequence MGGPPRLLLAGLMALFSAAASAQVDGAPPSKIAVVGAGIGGSASAHFLRQHFGPEVQVDVYEKGEVGGRLATVTVNHNDYESGGSIIHSLNLHMQDFVKQLGLKYRRSVAGKTAVFNSQEVILEETDWYLLDLSRLWWRYGISFIRLQMWVEEIMEKFMRIYKYQAHGYAFSSVEELLDSLGGSGFINMTRRPLSDSLLELGVSQRFIDEVIAPIMRVNYCQNVSIPAFVGAVSLASAQNNLWAVEGGNKLVCSGLLRMANANLLPAHVTSVEPLHSGDTLQYRLSSTGAGETRSELYDIVVLATPLQDSVGSGISFRGFAQPMERPSGDYHSTVATVVHGYLNTSLFGFPDPRLFPYACVLTTEASGLFFNSVASVCPVNVSLGFRRKQAQEAGVYKVFSLQPLTKAQLKTLFRSYYSVQVTEWQAYPRYGSSPALPPVELQPNLYYLNGIEWVGSAMEMSSVAAKNIALLAYHRWNRQPDMVDQKDLMHSVKTEL is encoded by the exons ATGGGCGGTCCTCCCAGGCTGCTGCTGGCCGGCCTCATGGCGCTCTTTTCCGCCGCGGCGTCGGCTCAGGTGGATGGAGCTCCGCCCTCCAAAATAG CGGTGGTGGGGGCCGGCATCGGGGGCAGCGCCAGCGCCCATTTCCTGCGCCAGCACTTTGGCCCCGAGGTGCAAGTGGACGTGTACGAGAAGGGCGAGGTCGGAGGTCGCCTGGCCACGGTCACCGTCAACCACAACGACTACGAGTCGGGAGGTTCCATCATTCACTCGCTCAACCTCCACATGCAGGACTTCGTCAAGCAGCTGG GCCTGAAGTACCGCCGCAGCGTGGCGGGGAAGACGGCGGTGTTCAACAGCCAGGAGGTGATCCTGGAGGAGACCGACTGGTACCTGCTGGACCTCTCCCGCTTGTGGTGGCGCTACGGCATCAGCTTCATCCGCCTGCAGATGTGGGTGGAGGAGATCATGGAGAAGTTCATGAG GATCTACAAGTACCAGGCCCACGGCTACGCCTTCAGCTCCGTGGAGGAGCTCCTGGACTCCCTGGGGGGGAGTGGCTTCATCAACATGACGCGCAGGCCGCTCTCCGATTCGCTGCTGGAGCTGGGGGTGTCGCAGCGCTTCATCGACGAGGTCATCGCGCCCATCATGAGGGTCAACTATTGCCAGAACGTCAGCATTCCCGCCTTCGTAG GCGCCGTGTCCTTGGCGAGCGCTCAGAACAACCTGTGGGCGGTGGAGGGCGGGAACAAGCTGGTGTGTTCGGGCCTTCTGAGGATGGCCAACGCCAACCTGCTGCCAGCGCATGTCACGTCCGTGGAGCCGCTGCACTCTG GGGACACCCTTCAGTACCGACTGAGCTCCACAGGGGCGGGGGAGACCAGGTCGGAGTTGTACGACATCGTTGTCCTGGCGACGCCGCTCCAGGACAGCGTGGGCTCGGGGATTTCTTTCCGAGGCTTCGCCCAACCGATGGAGCGGCCGTCGGGCGACTATCACAGCACGGTGGCCACCGTCGTCCACGGTTACCTCAACACTTCGCTCTTTGGCTTCCCGGACCCCCGCCTCTTCCCCTACGCCTGCGTCCTGACCACGGAGGCGTCCGGCCTGTTCTTCAACAGCGTGGCCAGCGTTTGTCCCGTCAACGTCTCGCTGGGCTTCCGGCGGAAACAAGCGCAAGAGGCCGGCGTCTACAAAGTCTTCTCCCTGCAGCCGCTGACCAAAGCTCAGCTGAAGACGCTCTTCAG GTCCTACTACTCGGTGCAGGTGACGGAGTGGCAGGCGTACCCTCGCTACGGCAGCAGCCCCGCCCTGCCCCCCGTGGAGCTGCAGCCCAACCTCTACTACCTCAACGGCATCGAGTGGGTCGGCAGCGCCATGGAGATGAGCTCGGTGGCGGCCAAGAACATCGCTCTGCTGGCGTACCACCGCTGGAACCGGCAACCGGACATGGTGGACCAGAAGGACCTCATGCACAGCGTCAAGACTGAACTTTGA
- the LOC133552009 gene encoding prenylcysteine oxidase-like isoform X1: MGGPPRLLLAGLMALFSAAASAQVDGAPPSKIAVVGAGIGGSASAHFLRQHFGPEVQVDVYEKGEVGGRLATVTVNHNDYESGGSIIHSLNLHMQDFVKQLGLKYRRSVAGKTAVFNSQEVILEETDWYLLDLSRLWWRYGISFIRLQMWVEEIMEKFMRIYKYQAHGYAFSSVEELLDSLGGSGFINMTRRPLSDSLLELGVSQRFIDEVIAPIMRVNYCQNVSIPAFVGAVSLASAQNNLWAVEGGNKLVCSGLLRMANANLLPAHVTSVEPLHSAGDTLQYRLSSTGAGETRSELYDIVVLATPLQDSVGSGISFRGFAQPMERPSGDYHSTVATVVHGYLNTSLFGFPDPRLFPYACVLTTEASGLFFNSVASVCPVNVSLGFRRKQAQEAGVYKVFSLQPLTKAQLKTLFRSYYSVQVTEWQAYPRYGSSPALPPVELQPNLYYLNGIEWVGSAMEMSSVAAKNIALLAYHRWNRQPDMVDQKDLMHSVKTEL; encoded by the exons ATGGGCGGTCCTCCCAGGCTGCTGCTGGCCGGCCTCATGGCGCTCTTTTCCGCCGCGGCGTCGGCTCAGGTGGATGGAGCTCCGCCCTCCAAAATAG CGGTGGTGGGGGCCGGCATCGGGGGCAGCGCCAGCGCCCATTTCCTGCGCCAGCACTTTGGCCCCGAGGTGCAAGTGGACGTGTACGAGAAGGGCGAGGTCGGAGGTCGCCTGGCCACGGTCACCGTCAACCACAACGACTACGAGTCGGGAGGTTCCATCATTCACTCGCTCAACCTCCACATGCAGGACTTCGTCAAGCAGCTGG GCCTGAAGTACCGCCGCAGCGTGGCGGGGAAGACGGCGGTGTTCAACAGCCAGGAGGTGATCCTGGAGGAGACCGACTGGTACCTGCTGGACCTCTCCCGCTTGTGGTGGCGCTACGGCATCAGCTTCATCCGCCTGCAGATGTGGGTGGAGGAGATCATGGAGAAGTTCATGAG GATCTACAAGTACCAGGCCCACGGCTACGCCTTCAGCTCCGTGGAGGAGCTCCTGGACTCCCTGGGGGGGAGTGGCTTCATCAACATGACGCGCAGGCCGCTCTCCGATTCGCTGCTGGAGCTGGGGGTGTCGCAGCGCTTCATCGACGAGGTCATCGCGCCCATCATGAGGGTCAACTATTGCCAGAACGTCAGCATTCCCGCCTTCGTAG GCGCCGTGTCCTTGGCGAGCGCTCAGAACAACCTGTGGGCGGTGGAGGGCGGGAACAAGCTGGTGTGTTCGGGCCTTCTGAGGATGGCCAACGCCAACCTGCTGCCAGCGCATGTCACGTCCGTGGAGCCGCTGCACTCTG CAGGGGACACCCTTCAGTACCGACTGAGCTCCACAGGGGCGGGGGAGACCAGGTCGGAGTTGTACGACATCGTTGTCCTGGCGACGCCGCTCCAGGACAGCGTGGGCTCGGGGATTTCTTTCCGAGGCTTCGCCCAACCGATGGAGCGGCCGTCGGGCGACTATCACAGCACGGTGGCCACCGTCGTCCACGGTTACCTCAACACTTCGCTCTTTGGCTTCCCGGACCCCCGCCTCTTCCCCTACGCCTGCGTCCTGACCACGGAGGCGTCCGGCCTGTTCTTCAACAGCGTGGCCAGCGTTTGTCCCGTCAACGTCTCGCTGGGCTTCCGGCGGAAACAAGCGCAAGAGGCCGGCGTCTACAAAGTCTTCTCCCTGCAGCCGCTGACCAAAGCTCAGCTGAAGACGCTCTTCAG GTCCTACTACTCGGTGCAGGTGACGGAGTGGCAGGCGTACCCTCGCTACGGCAGCAGCCCCGCCCTGCCCCCCGTGGAGCTGCAGCCCAACCTCTACTACCTCAACGGCATCGAGTGGGTCGGCAGCGCCATGGAGATGAGCTCGGTGGCGGCCAAGAACATCGCTCTGCTGGCGTACCACCGCTGGAACCGGCAACCGGACATGGTGGACCAGAAGGACCTCATGCACAGCGTCAAGACTGAACTTTGA